The genomic segment TTCTTCTGGTTAACAAttatcaccaaaaaaaaaaacaaaaaacaaaacttccaTCACAGAGGCACATTATATACTCATGACACCAAACCCAACTTTAAATACAGTTCTACACTCACAGTACAACTAGATGGTTCTAGTTTTAGCTGAGTGCAGCTAATAAACCTGCAGCTGAGTGTCCCATTATTTGAGTGTATTAGGCATTTAAACTGAGTGTAAcccaaaggggaaaaaaaaaaaaaaaaaaaaaagattaacacaagattcactctgtgtttgaacattttatttgtgtccaTTTATTCAGTCGGACACTCAATTTTGCCGCTGTTGATGTCATCGATGACATCATGGGGAGGACGACCATCAATGGTGCCAACAGACTGAGCGGTGCCCAGGATCTCCTTGATGGTTCCTGAAGGGAAACAAAAAGTTTCAAGACTTGCCACTGTTACTTAAAGTCTGTAATTTCACATTCAGCTGTGATTAGGGCTCATTTGTTATGGTGAAAAACCAGATTCAGGAGTAAGACTTGAATCTGTAAATTAATTTGGTTGATAATGTTCCAGACTTTTCGGCACAGAGTTGCCCATTAGTTTGGGCAGCCCTGTTTCCTAAAGCCGGGTCAATCTGAGCCTCCACTGGATTACACTCAGTCACTCGGACAGACAGGCATAGTGGCGGGAGGCTAAGCGGTGCACGCAAATGGTTACATAGATGGTCAAAGAATGACTACACTCTGGGAACATCTGGCTTAGTGTAACAGCTAAGGAACAGTTAATAAATGTTGCAAGCATTAGAAATAAATTTAACTCCTGTTTTCTTACCAGAGAGTTCCCTGGCGATAGAACGAGGCCTCATGATGCGAGCAACGTTCACGATCTCATCAAAGGTCACACTTCCACTGTGTTTAACTGGAGAACAAAAAGGGGAGGAATGTAGTCAATCCATTTCCTTactcaatttaaaataaaaattgatgGCAAGTGAAAATCACTTACTGTTCTTGACCTTCTTCCTGTCACGAGGAGGCTCCTTCAGAGCCTTGATGATCAGAGCAGATGCAGAGGGAACCACCTCAATCTAAACAATAACAAATCACCACAAGTTATTTATATATATCTAACATGTGCATCAATTCACAGCAGGCTGTAGGAGGCAGTGAGGCCCCTGAAATGTGACTCAGGGGTTTGTATCCCTGCACAGTAATATTTGGCCCCTGTATAAGGACACAGTGGTGAACTACATACAGCTGCCTGTCTGTTCTGGATGGTCAGCTTCACAGTGATCCTCAGGCCCTTCCAGTCACCGGTGGCCTTGGCAATGTCATCACCAACTTTCTTGGGAgactggagaggaaacacaaaaggAGATCAGCTTAGCACAGCAGATACAGGAAACAAATCTCTGCGACTTACAGTACAGAGATGTTAAAATTTGcagtttatatttattaatacTGTAGATATAATAACTAACTCAGTTTGTGTTCCAGACTTTTCGGCACAGAGTTGCCCATTAGTTTGGGCAGCCCTGTTTCCTAAAGCGGGTCAATCTGAGCCTCCACTGGATTACACTCAGTCACTCGGACAGACGGGCATAGTGGCGGGAGGCTGGTTCAACTCATGCTAACACAGATGAATCCATCTTAACACTCACCAGACCCAGAGGTCCAATTTTGGGGGCCAGAGCTGAGGTGGCTCCAACTTCTCCTCCTGTGCACCTCATGTACACTGCAAGGAAAGAATAATGAAGGTTTCAGCTTCTTCACACTTATCTGTCAACAAACACCCACTGACATCTGATTAAAACAAGCTCCATATACAGCCTAGCTACACAGTTCTGCAGAGATCTGACTAACATCTAGTCTTGTCCTGTAGAGATCTGACTTTTTCAGAACAATTAATTGCAAACAGACATATGCAGTTGGACGATTAGGAAAGTGTACACCATCATTAATGTAACCAAACATGAACATTGTGTGAGTTTTATAACTTTTTGAAATGGGCAGATTTTACAAATTCAGTCCTATTAAGCTCAGGATGCACCCTCCAACTAAAAGTCACTGGTTATGTGGACTATGCCCAATGTAATCCTGAATATGCTCCGGTTTTATGAGAGATTCCTTAACCATCACAGACAGGACTCGTCAGAATCAATTTGAAGATTCAAGAAACCGTTTACAAACCCAATTTCACTATCACAACATCATGTCTTTTTTAAGAGCCAATATAGGCCAAAACTTTCAGTCCACAACTTCACAATATATTATGTGGCAGATGAGACGAGACAAATCATGAAATAAGCATCCAACTGTACAAATACCTTACTAGGTGTACACAAAAATAGCCcattttgttagtttttaattgaaattgATGTCAGAGACTTAAGGGATTTTAGTTATGATCACTTGGACTTGAACTTTGCTTAATGATGAGATCACATGACACTGTATTACAGTTTGCAATCCCCATGAGCtggacagagaaacaaatctatacaagttttatttttaaaaacaaaactggggGGTTTTGACAGATTTGTTAAAAGGTCTCTCAAACAGTCTAAAATTTGTCATCAGTCATTCTTATTTCTAGCTAATGTGATATATAACACAGGAGCAATGATCAACCTTATAACTAAACCGTGATATGATGACACTGCTTCACAGTAATTCACTTGCATCCCAGAGAACAACATCTGTCATTTATCCATATTTACTTGTTAAGTACCCTAAAATCGTTGCTGATAAAGTCTGTTGATTAATCACTGTACCAAATGTTATGGATGACCACGGGACTCATGGAAATGAttataaacaaaaattaacacATAAAATTTGGTGAAATTAAACTGATTATTCATGCAAGAgcagtaaatatataaattacaTAAAGATGCCTAAACAAATGAATGTATCAAAATATCAAGTTTTGCGATAGAATCGGTTTAATTCTCAAAATTGCTTTAATGTTTATCTTTAGCACAATTACGAAATCTATCCTGAGCTAGAAGAACAACATTAAGTCACAGCTGCGACTTAATTCTCGTGCTTATCTTCATTTATAAAttatgctaacgttagcaccgCATTACTATTAGCAGCTAGCTAGTTTGTCCACGTGGAACCCAGCGGAGCAATCCTTAATCTACCGAACACCTTATTAAACAGTCACATCTAATCAAATGTCTCCTGCTAGATGTATTAAGGCCTAGACACTAAACATGACAACTTGTAGATTTTTTCGTCACATTTCGTGTCCTATCTTTACCGTTTTCTCTGCGCCGGTCACAGGCCGACGGACACCGTGAGACTCCATCTTGGCTGTGAACAAGCTTCAGCTTTTATTAACCACTCGACAGTGAAAACATACCAATCTTAATCTCGTTGGGGTCGAATTTGGGAGGCATGTTGCTGCTGTGGAGGTTGAGCTCAGTTCAGCTTGATTGGTGAGGGTGTCGGATGAACCCGGGTTCGGGACGACCGATTACTGTTGCACCTTCACCGCTaaggggagaaagaaaggcCGTAGCTTCTGTGAAGAACGTATTTATACCCCACAAGTATCGCGAGATGTTGTGATTCAGTTCTCGTTGTGACGTAATATCGAATATCTTGGTGGGTGCACCCCGCTCTGGTGTCCCCGTGGAAGGAATGacggaaggaaggaaggaaggaaggaaggaaggaaggaaggaagggggacaaaaattaatacattaatttaaaaggtttaaatatataatataaaaatataatttgtacataaaaagtaaaatcctTGTTGATGGATGTATTTATAATAAATTTatgctaaaaaaagaaaagaatgataaaataaacaatatttatgAAAGATCCCTGTAGGTGGGTCTattttatattcagtttttgccaatataaactaaacaaatgaatttatttaagTAATCCCAATGAAAGATTTGTTTTGTGAGTCTTTTGTCATGTATGTTACACATACAGTAGGTCTGATTTGTACCCAGATCCCTGCAGGGTAATccaaactgaacagaaacaagaTTTGGCctgtacctgtgtgtatgtattgatACAAGTAATATAATGCAGACCATTTTGTTTAATGGTTGTTGAAATGCCGAGAGTTGTTTCGGTGGTAGAAAGTTATTTTCTGAACTGGTTCATGAACTCAGAGGAGGCCAAAGTGCTGCATGTGGGTGCTGAGTGGATGAACATCCTCTGTAGCAGGATAATGGGCCTGAAGTTGGTCTACTGCTGCTGGAACATAAAAGTATTGTGTCAGTATTGtagtgtgtgctgctgtgggTCTTTGCCATGTTTAGAGGCAGTTTtcatcacagctgctgtgtggttCTCTGTTGCATGTAGAagcagtgttttcctgtttgattCCTGGAGGACTTTTTGACTCAGAGCTGCTCTACAGGAATAGCAACAGAACACAAGAGGGAGTAAGTGGGTGAGAAGCAGAGATCATCACTGGTGTGCTTGTTAATATGCATCATGAAAATCTGTGAGCAGAGTCAGAAATTCACAACTCATATTATGAAAAGACAGctttatctgtattttcagaCAGTCCTCAACATTTGTAGGAAATATATCtgaataataatatatactaaatagtaatgataataatctttTTATGAGATGTTATATCATGGTTTTAGGCTCTCATGCTAgacaaaaagattttttgtgtttaaatgttcatttttgtgtgAGACAGATTAGATATGTTAcgtttcttcagttttctgtcctgctgaaaagctgaacattacgtttttgtttttgtttttgtttttgtttttgttttttgttccagAAAGCTTTTATCTCTTAACTTGTTGTTGTCACCTCATTTGGctgccttttttcattttgttttcctgtaaaGAGTAATATGAATATACTACACATATTTGGGCAAGCACAGACtctggcagccattttgttcttttattgtcATGTCTGTGGGTGTATTGTTTATGGTtgtctcttgtttgtgtttgtgcatttacatgttttaaaaattcaagGTGGTTATGAATAACTTGCTCTttgctgatttttaaaatgtatttttctattaCCCAGTTTGTAACATGTGGACTGCTTCAGTACAGTAATGTCACTTTACACCAACATGAGACACAAAGGAGTCCAGTTTCATCCCTACAGAGGAAAGGGAAGCTTGTGAAGCACTTATATTAccattctctctgttttctatgtgtgtgcgtgtgtgacagTTGTCCAACTGGGGACATATATAAaagatgtgtgtatatataagaGAAATGTAAGGACTACAACGTACAGTAGAAGCACTGATGAGATGTATAGCCTCAGTATAGAGTCACAGTTgggtttgcatgttctccctctgGCCCCGGGTACTcaggcttcctcccacagttcaaagacatgcaggttaggttaattggcgactctaaactgcctgtaggcgtgaatggctgtttgtctcAATTTGCGTATTTGCTATTTTGAGTGCAGAGGTGACACTGACAAGTGTGGTTGCATGCAGTGCTCTACAAGTACCAGGCTGATGCATTCAAAATCAACAGAAAGTTGAGTGTGCTGCAATGGACTCCTCACCTTCAATGGTCACCATCCTGACTATGCAGCAGCGGAGGAGGGACTGAAAGTCTGTTTAAAGATATTTAATGCTTGTTGTAGCACAGGTATGGAAACATTTGTAtatgtgtcagtgagtgtgCAAATGACAGTTATTATTTTGTGTGCTGTGCATTATCATTTTTGCAATTATCAGATCGTTAAGTAAGTTGAGTAAGGGGATTTTGGAAAATCGACAAAATAATGCCAAATCACAACGTCACAAAGTGAGTAGAAGAGAACCATAGCTGTACCAATCAGGGATCACAAGTGTTCTTACAACCACACAGTTTGATAGCCACACACAGTTGCATAGAATATcagatgttttaaaagaaagacaaacatgatCATACACCAACACAGTGCTAAAATGATATATGTTAATTGACACACACAATTTGACTTAATCATGCTATTTTCCATTATTATACAAGCCAGAGAATGCAATCTTCTTTGCAGTTATTGTTTATTAGATTACGTTATGCTCACACGTTGTAAAATCTCACACATGCATGGAACAGATCGGGCAGTGTCCTAAAAGAGGTTCAGTTCTGCGCATGAGCTGACAGGGACCACCAAtgcattttcaaacaaatgaaaatggcagcagaggaaagagaacaCATAGTCATCGCTGATGGTGGTGTAATTTACATGTTGCATGAAGTGGGGCACACACAAGAGAGTAATGTTCATTTTTTGAAGTCGAGAAAGCAAAGCTGCCAGAGGATATTTTGGCAGGCGGGAAGGTACAAACTCGAGTGAGTGTTTGAAGGTTAAGAattggttttagggttagggttcaggttcagttgtgatggttCAGGTCAGGGAAAGGGGCTAGAGAATGCAGTATGTCAACGATGAGTCCCCACAATGATAGAACaaagatttgtgtgtgagagagagtacAGGCATAATACAGTGTGGTGGGTAAGTGTCAGCTGTTATTTCTGCATAAACAAACTGTGAGCCTGAAGCACAACCAGCGAGCCAATgttaacatcacacacacacacacacacacacacacacacacacacagacagacacacacaattgGACAGCTCATTTGTTAAACTCAAGGGAATGATTTGATTTCGGCAGAGCTCCTCTCCTCCGTCTTTTCCTCCTGCTTGAccttttccttgtgttttccAATCAGCAGCTCTTCTCCTCTTGTTCTTCAGTCTAATTTCTCTGCTTGACAGTTTCCTCCAtcgatttttttttcacaaccaGCTATAGTCAGGGGAATGGAGGATGAGTATACAGATTGTCTTGTTTAAGTGGATTTTAAAGTGGGGAAGAAATTGTCTTTGGATTCCTGCTCTTCAACCGTTTCAATCCATCAACAAGCTTATCAGTGTTTCCAAACCTTGATCATGTAGTTTAGTCTCATTTGGCTTTGATTGGGTTTGTGAGATGGAAATCAATGAGGCAACTTTAACCTTCATTTCGTTCAcaatctgaaacacaaagtaGACTAGAGCtgagtcataaaccaaagtactggaccaAGTAAAACTATGACTTGATGGTGGCACTACAGGAAAGTCAGGGGATgaccaaagtcagtaggatttatcctctggtgACTATGACTGCAGGCACCAATATTCATCACAATCCACAATCCAGTAGTTGTGTCTGGACCGAAGTGgctaaataataaaatgacaaagtgaatCAAGGGAATAAAAATCAAACTCTGAGGCTACGCAGCTTATAACTacctctgctgttgtagttCTTACATTTCCCTGAGATATGCACGTAGCACTGTGGAAAACGTTTAAGTGATAATGTTTTCAGAAAATAATGGCATAAAtagatttatttatcagtttatccAAAGtgcagcaaagagaaaaacacaatctCAATCACAATTTGCACCTGCACACAGTTTTCCCAGGtactgggttagggttagggttgttcCAAGCAGGTTGGAGAAATCTCCACAGTTCTTCTGTGGATCTAGACGGTTTCAGCAGCATCTTTTACTCAGCCTGTTCAAGGCAGGAATGATGCAGCTACCAGCAgaggtagtcacagagccaAACTGATGTTGGTGTCAAATGTCAAAGCTGCTGTGTTACACGTCACACTATTCCACGATGCTGGCATGCTGTATAACACACACCAGGGTGGCATTACATCAGCAATTGTGCAAGCAAAGGGGGTGTAATTAAGGGTCTTCTTAACACTGATATAGGGCAATCTGTGTGAAAAAGGGgccagtgtcttctgtctcttcatgtaatccatgatgttgagatcaggtCTCAGTGGGTGCCAGACCATCTGTCGCAGGACTCCTTGTTTTTTGGTGGTATTAGATGGTATTACTGTGCATACACCGACAGAAACTGTAACAAGGGACAGCCTTATTCAAAGTATTAGATGGCCATTAGAGCTTTACTACTACTGGACAACATTGTTATCGTTGGGGAAGAAATGCATGATGAGATAAAGGTGATCTTCTGGGACAGCAGCGATTTGAAATTTCCCAGAGCTGTCAGAGATACACGGAGCTGAGTCATGCTCGGAGAGACACCAGAACAAGGACAGAATGTTTTAAAGGATAAAGCAGCTCTACTGTCAGTGCTCTGATTTTAACATGGAGACATGgagaatagtttgacattttctgacacattGGTAAATCACCTGATTTTTGAGAGTTAGGTGAGAAAattgacaccactctcatgtgCTTGAACCAGAAGATGgttaggttagcttagcttagcataaagacagcaAGCAGGAgtaaacagctagcctggctctatgcaaagttcaaaaatacacctaccAACACCTGTAAAACTCTTTGAACAATTTGTATctcatctttttaaaatgtacacaaacatagCAACTATATCTCCCACAAATTCACTTTACATATGACCAATCTGTAAAGAAATtatgcaagtttttttttttacctaccTACCAAAACAATTACAAGCCCTTTACATTATCTACTCATAGCAACTAAAGCATTATGGTTATGTGTGGGCACTGACTTACCTACCTAGGCCTATCACCCCTCCTGGGGCAGATGTCATCAACAAGGGTTCTCCAAGCATCTCAGCTCTGAGCTAACCTCTCCACCTGTCCCAAGTTGTGGCCCCTTCTCGTGGCATCTGCATCCATGTCTTTGAGCCAGGTGTTTCATGTTTggcctctctttcttttcccatGGGTGCTCCACTTGTCTTGTGATGTTTGAGGCCGTCTCCAGCATAGTAGGAgactctcttcctctgcaggctgttgtttatttcattgcTGTAATTGCTGTAGTGCCTCATtgatttaaaaattacattgcTTCTGaacatgtaaatgtatttgcCATTACAGTTTAACTGTATAAAAACCTAGAAGACGCTCGTCGTATTTATGGAGATTtctcaacaaaaaataatttaaatcacactcacactctgcAATATGcatctctgacatttctgctgCCACCCCACAACACAATGGAGATGAATAAAAGGAACTCCTAGTGTGATCTGTTGATTTTACCAGTGgttgaatttaatttttttccacAAGTCAATCTTCAATGTCATAAATACTATGAATTATGAAGAAGCATGTGCAGAAAACTCAGATACAGATAATCACAACACGTACAAATAAAACCAGTAGCATCTGCACTGATAAACAACTCAAAAGGCAActgggaaaatgtgtttttttgtaatttggatgaacattaaaacatctaaaaagcGATGCTGTAGGGTCGTTTACAATAGGATGCACTCTGTTTAAGACGATGTCTATCCAGGATCTGTCAAGCAGCTTGTAAGCTGAGTTGGGCAGCTAGTCAATAACCGTAAAAGGACACCTGACCTGTATAATCTGATTCCTTTCTGAGGGTTTCCTCCATCTACACTCCACggccttcctctctttcttcattattcattatgAGAAACAGGAGACAGGGGGGAACAGCACAAACAAAGCCTGAATGCTTAATGAAGCTAAGCTCACATCAACATGCCATATAATTAATGAAATACAGTTGAACAGCATTTTAAAGCACGGACGGCCTTTTGAAAGTAGACTTTGGGAGACCAGATAACGCTGGGATTTGAAGCTGGAGTTAATTAACAAGTGTTTGAGAGAGGACTGTTTGTGCCGAATCAAGGGTGAGTTATCAGTTGCCCTGCTGCAAGGGTCCCCTGGTGATTTGGCACAAATTGAGAGAGCAGAGCAATTCCCCAGGAGTTTGGTTTAATTTCTTCTCTCAGAGAGATTCCACTGAACCATATTAACCCCCAGCACCATCAGGAAATTAAGTTGCAAAAGAGGCTTAAGGTTTCCAAACAAAACGAAATGAAAGGCCAaccatggtcttcatcagcttGCAGCTTGGATATTCTGTGAGGAGAGAACAATATTTCAAGAAATGTAAATAAGCCTCTATGTGCCCAGGAAAACATATTAGTAGGGGAGAAGCAACTTGAAACAGGGGGCAGTTTATTACTGTAGCATCTCTGGACAGCTACAGAGTGGAAATCAGGGAAGTGAATTTCACTTTTCAAAAAGAGAGCcacagatattttttatttatcatttaacgTCAAATAAAGTGCAGCTCACAGGAAAAACCTAAAGATCAATATTTGCTGTGACCACCCTTTACCTTTAAAACAGCACTCACAGTTTTTCAGGTACTTAGCAGAAAAGTTTTTCTGCAGTTCTTCTGTGGGTTTAGTCTGTCTCaatgtcttctgtctcttcatataatccagactgactccatgataCTGAGAGCATCTCAGACCATCTGTTGtaggactccttgttcttgtCTTGAGTGAGCAAGATTTAGCCGGGTTCAAATAACCTAGGAACACACCTGGGCCCTCAGGTATTCCAGGTTACACTAACGATGGGTGAACAGGTGAATCACACCAGCCACAAGCAAGGGTCCTCACAATTGATTGTGACAGACAACATCCTGACtacaaaataatgatttttataAGCCAGATCTTGGCAGTggtgcagtttttttgtttgccaaCTAAAAAAATTGAGGAGAAGAAGAGCTTTACCTGTTTTCATGTGGTTCAGGTGTTTTGTAGGGTGTGGGAGAAGTCTTTACTAAAACACTAAAATGGACTCAAAGGGTTTTAAGGTTAGAGCTTGGTGTAATACAGACATAGGCTGACTGTGATAGTCACTCATCTTTaaactctgttttggtctccacaaagaaaaatctctgttttttcccAAGCACTTTTAAAGACTTTCATCCATGTCCCAAATCCTACTTAATGGTGTCAAACTTGCATTTATCTATCCAACTTCTATTAGTATGTGAATACCAGTCCTCTTTCAGTATCACTGACAATGGTTATAGTCACGATTTGCTCTCCTCAGTTTATTTCCAAGCATGCTCCTACAGCCTGGTTGCGTCCCAACATGCTCTGTGGTTTGCtgtccctctgcctctctcctgctcttggATTATCCTGTAATCCCTGATATTCATTAGTctgggaggtcagaggtcgtcTTATTACAATTCTGCAACACTGCTCTCATCTTGGTGTGTGGATGAACTGGATTGTTGGGGTTTGTGGGGTTAAAGCATAAACACAGGTCAATGTGAGGATGACAACTGTTATTATCTAACTCCTCTAAGCTCTTTGATCTGCAGCAGATGGCTTCCACCTCACAGTGTAATTTTAGAGTCATTTACAAACCTGAGAAGTGGAAAGGTGTGAATTCTGAagctgaagcaatgcttaaattgcagaaaatagcagaaaaaaaacagctaaatgcagaagTAAAACTTGGAAGCTGAAAGCTGAAAACAACAGATGAAGCATTCAttcaaattgtaattttttttgcagaaaatatatatatgaatattttaaaaggtaTAAATTGTAGGGAAAAATTGAATAAGATTAAATgtcctttaaaaatgtgaacattgatagttgaatggtttctgtagcagaaagtatgctGGAGTAGTTAGTGACCAAAAAAGGGGTggaagcaaaatgaaaaaacagctaaatgcagaatcaaaagttggaagctaaaatgtaaaactagaATTGGACTGGATCTCCTTAGatttaaaatggagagaatTAGGTCTcagtcctgtctgtgtgtgttcgcgtgagagagagagaaagagagagagagagaaagagagagaggaggtgaggaagagaTACCGTAAAAGTAAAATCTGTTTAAGGGTAATTCACCAGTCAAAATGACCCATGTGTTAATGTATAGGTtctgagttgtgtgtgtgtgtgtaaaactgtgcacagagagcagagaaggtGTTGATGACTTCATGTCCATCGTCTGTGCacaggcagctgcagagagctggTCCTGAGTAACTTTGAGCTATTAAGGTTACATTCAGAACCATCAGGAGTTAAAATCTTCTGACCTGAATCAGCCAAATCTAGAATCTTCTGATCCGTAGTCAGACACCTAATCCACTGAGCCCTTCATACATGGAGCAGTGGGAACAGCATGGTTCTCAAACCACTAAAGGCAAACAGCTATGGTTTTGTTCTTTAACAGACAAATACGGAGATCAACAATCAACAACAATCAACAATCAAAAAAGGGGCCACATGCAGGAAAAACTACACAAGCTGTCAAGTACAAAATGAAGCAGAGGAGAACAACttattactgctgctgtgaccCGGATTCGAACCGGGGTTGCTGCGGCCACAACGCAGAGTACTAACCACTATACGATCACAGCCGCTTGGCTTCCTGAGTGCCTCATTGTTGTGATaacatatt from the Lates calcarifer isolate ASB-BC8 unplaced genomic scaffold, TLL_Latcal_v3 _unitig_939_quiver_1687, whole genome shotgun sequence genome contains:
- the LOC108880401 gene encoding 60S ribosomal protein L12-like isoform X2, coding for MRCTGGEVGATSALAPKIGPLGLSPKKVGDDIAKATGDWKGLRITVKLTIQNRQAAIEVVPSASALIIKALKEPPRDRKKVKNIKHSGSVTFDEIVNVARIMRPRSIARELSGTIKEILGTAQSVGTIDGRPPHDVIDDINSGKIECPTE
- the LOC108880401 gene encoding 60S ribosomal protein L12-like isoform X1, which gives rise to MPPKFDPNEIKIVYMRCTGGEVGATSALAPKIGPLGLSPKKVGDDIAKATGDWKGLRITVKLTIQNRQAAIEVVPSASALIIKALKEPPRDRKKVKNIKHSGSVTFDEIVNVARIMRPRSIARELSGTIKEILGTAQSVGTIDGRPPHDVIDDINSGKIECPTE